The Chryseobacterium geocarposphaerae genome window below encodes:
- a CDS encoding SDR family NAD(P)-dependent oxidoreductase: MKKTIFITGASRGFGKLWTEAFLKRGDKVAATSRNVEAFKDLAEQYGDQFLPVSLDITDREAVFEAVNKVKNHFGSLDVVINNAGYGVFGAVEEVGEKVAKDVFEANVFGTLWVTQAALPIFRAQGSGHVIQLSSVLGVWSLPTLGIYNATKFAVEGFSEALATEVKDFGIHVTMIEPNGYTTDFGGSSAVHGDAIPAYDALKSSLGEAEGLLPEDYGKPEATVPAILKLIDSENPPLRLFLGKVGLRKTERVYAEKLRVWNDWKEVSEAAHG, encoded by the coding sequence ATGAAAAAGACAATTTTTATCACAGGAGCATCAAGAGGATTTGGAAAACTTTGGACAGAAGCTTTTCTTAAAAGAGGCGATAAAGTAGCGGCAACATCAAGAAATGTGGAAGCTTTTAAAGATCTGGCAGAACAATACGGAGATCAGTTTTTGCCTGTTTCTTTGGACATTACAGACCGGGAAGCAGTTTTTGAAGCAGTAAATAAAGTTAAAAATCACTTTGGAAGTCTGGATGTTGTTATTAATAATGCGGGTTATGGCGTTTTCGGAGCGGTAGAAGAAGTAGGAGAGAAGGTGGCCAAAGATGTTTTTGAAGCGAATGTTTTCGGGACACTTTGGGTAACACAGGCGGCTTTACCGATTTTCAGAGCGCAGGGAAGTGGCCACGTGATCCAGCTGTCAAGTGTTTTGGGCGTTTGGAGCTTGCCTACTTTGGGAATTTACAATGCGACAAAATTTGCTGTGGAAGGCTTCAGCGAAGCTTTGGCAACAGAAGTGAAAGATTTTGGAATTCACGTTACGATGATTGAGCCTAATGGTTACACAACCGATTTTGGCGGAAGCTCGGCAGTTCACGGTGATGCCATTCCGGCTTATGATGCTTTAAAATCGAGTTTAGGAGAAGCAGAAGGTCTGTTACCTGAAGATTATGGAAAACCGGAAGCAACGGTTCCTGCGATTTTGAAATTAATTGACAGTGAGAATCCGCCGCTTCGTTTATTCCTGGGAAAAGTAGGATTGAGGAAAACGGAAAGAGTGTACGCAGAAAAACTGCGGGTCTGGAACGACTGGAAAGAAGTTTCAGAAGCAGCTCACGGATAA
- a CDS encoding NAD(P)H-dependent oxidoreductase, protein MKALIINGHIKWPQIAEGNLNKTIFEKSKQAFNVKGYEILETVIDNGYEIPEEIEKWVNADVILFHFPINWFGMPAKTKDYIDKVLMSGYGKIYAGDGRNSGGNYGTGGLLKSKGIIVNTWNAPEETFGNSGQLLENHSMEEFTRPFTATLQFVGVQPLPTFAFYDVFKNPNIEQELVSFEEHLKNHI, encoded by the coding sequence ATGAAAGCATTAATCATCAACGGGCACATCAAATGGCCGCAAATTGCAGAAGGAAATCTTAACAAAACCATTTTTGAGAAAAGTAAACAGGCTTTCAACGTAAAAGGATACGAAATTCTGGAAACGGTCATTGATAATGGCTACGAAATTCCAGAGGAAATCGAAAAGTGGGTAAATGCCGATGTCATTCTGTTTCATTTCCCGATCAACTGGTTTGGAATGCCTGCAAAAACAAAAGATTATATCGATAAAGTTCTGATGAGCGGCTACGGAAAAATCTATGCCGGAGACGGCAGGAATAGTGGCGGAAACTACGGAACTGGCGGTCTTCTGAAGTCTAAAGGAATCATTGTGAATACCTGGAACGCTCCCGAAGAAACTTTTGGAAACTCAGGTCAGTTGCTGGAAAATCATTCAATGGAAGAATTTACCAGGCCTTTCACAGCTACGCTTCAGTTTGTGGGCGTTCAGCCGTTACCGACGTTTGCTTTTTATGATGTATTCAAAAATCCGAATATCGAACAGGAGCTGGTTTCTTTTGAAGAACATCTTAAGAATCATATATAA
- a CDS encoding enoyl-CoA hydratase/isomerase family protein, producing MIFTTQKITESYWKVAINHPPVNVFDPEFSVQLRTLMDELEANENLKVVVFESSNPEFYVAHAELVNIFDFPKGEGKTGLSKSWPDVAKRLEQAPFVSIASIRGRARGLGSEFIQAFDMRFASKEKAVFAQPEIGIGSFPGGGGLERLHLLTGKARALEIILSGDDYDAQTAADYGWINRAFPDNELDAFVENLAKRIDSFDLKIIRKIKATMNERVIIPKNEHIMETQIAFFASLTEPEARTRIKKLLDQGLQTYGDVELNLGKYL from the coding sequence ATGATTTTTACAACACAAAAAATAACAGAAAGCTATTGGAAAGTAGCCATTAATCATCCTCCGGTAAACGTATTCGATCCTGAATTTTCAGTTCAGTTAAGAACATTAATGGATGAATTGGAAGCCAACGAAAATTTGAAAGTAGTGGTTTTTGAAAGTTCCAACCCGGAATTTTATGTCGCTCACGCAGAATTGGTCAATATTTTTGATTTTCCGAAAGGTGAGGGAAAAACAGGACTTTCAAAATCTTGGCCTGATGTTGCCAAACGTCTCGAACAGGCTCCGTTTGTAAGCATAGCCTCTATCAGAGGAAGAGCGAGAGGGTTGGGAAGCGAGTTTATCCAGGCTTTCGATATGCGTTTTGCAAGCAAGGAAAAAGCTGTTTTTGCACAACCCGAAATTGGAATCGGCTCTTTTCCCGGCGGAGGTGGATTGGAGCGTCTTCATTTGTTAACAGGGAAAGCAAGAGCTCTGGAAATTATTTTGAGCGGCGACGATTATGATGCCCAAACTGCCGCTGATTATGGTTGGATCAACCGAGCATTTCCGGATAATGAACTGGACGCATTCGTAGAAAATTTGGCAAAAAGAATCGACTCATTTGATTTGAAAATCATCAGGAAAATAAAGGCAACGATGAACGAAAGGGTAATTATTCCAAAAAATGAACATATTATGGAAACGCAGATAGCCTTCTTCGCATCATTAACAGAGCCTGAAGCGAGAACCAGAATTAAAAAACTCTTAGACCAGGGATTACAAACCTATGGCGATGTTGAACTTAACCTTGGAAAATATTTGTAA
- a CDS encoding helix-turn-helix domain-containing protein: protein MKTFSDLTNYNKYLNLTAPLHPLMDSRVCKQAIPNFPQASSEIQVNMFKISLKKNFTGDINYGNNKYYTENGLMLFSEPGQVVSWDSLTFWDGYAFVFHPDLIKQNPVAAKIHQYKYFSYEINDALFMTAEEEETITWLFTKIHMELVENKTNANINIILSLLNVVLSYADVFYERQFKDKATKTLSVSSKLKSFLQNHYNDLSKPVSNFPTVSSVAEELNMSSNYLTDLIRAETGKSTISIIQEFVIEQAEILLLQTNMNISDVAYQLGFTNVPYFSRFFKKIKGISPTEIRNQRKG from the coding sequence ATGAAAACTTTCAGCGATCTTACAAATTATAACAAATACCTGAATCTCACAGCTCCTCTGCATCCATTGATGGACAGCAGGGTCTGCAAACAGGCCATTCCAAATTTTCCGCAGGCGAGTAGTGAAATTCAGGTTAATATGTTCAAGATTTCGCTGAAGAAAAACTTTACCGGAGACATCAATTACGGAAACAATAAATATTATACCGAGAACGGATTGATGCTTTTTAGCGAACCGGGACAGGTCGTTTCCTGGGATAGCCTGACTTTCTGGGACGGTTATGCTTTTGTTTTCCATCCTGATCTCATTAAACAAAATCCGGTTGCTGCCAAAATCCATCAGTATAAATATTTCAGTTACGAGATCAATGATGCGTTGTTTATGACTGCGGAGGAAGAAGAGACTATTACCTGGCTTTTTACAAAAATTCATATGGAGCTGGTGGAAAATAAAACCAATGCCAATATCAATATTATTCTGTCGCTGTTAAATGTCGTGCTTTCGTATGCAGATGTTTTTTATGAAAGACAATTTAAAGACAAAGCCACAAAAACCCTTTCAGTGTCTTCAAAATTAAAAAGCTTCCTGCAAAACCATTATAACGATCTATCCAAACCCGTTTCAAATTTTCCTACCGTCTCGTCTGTTGCCGAAGAGCTCAATATGTCTTCCAACTATCTTACAGACCTTATCCGTGCAGAAACCGGGAAAAGTACCATCAGCATTATTCAGGAATTTGTGATTGAACAGGCCGAAATTCTGCTTCTTCAGACCAATATGAATATCAGCGATGTGGCTTACCAATTAGGCTTTACGAACGTTCCTTATTTCTCCAGATTTTTTAAGAAAATTAAAGGTATTTCTCCTACAGAAATCAGAAATCAGAGAAAAGGATAA
- a CDS encoding cupin domain-containing protein, translating to MSAEKQQIFERVEKMLTSQGFNIVTKDDTRPWGGFFVIDENQAQDFANQYFDKIDVENLRIGGKLSPKILLVAPKTRLSWQYHNRRAEIWQVVEGVVGVKKSNNDEEGNLIEYYPKDQIKLQQGERHRLIGLEDWGIVAEIWLHTDKDNHSDEDDIIRVQDDFGR from the coding sequence ATGAGTGCAGAAAAACAACAAATATTTGAAAGAGTAGAAAAAATGCTGACATCACAAGGTTTTAACATCGTTACGAAGGATGACACAAGACCTTGGGGCGGTTTTTTTGTAATTGATGAAAACCAGGCTCAGGATTTTGCCAATCAGTATTTTGATAAAATTGATGTAGAAAATCTGCGAATAGGCGGAAAATTAAGCCCTAAAATTCTTTTGGTTGCCCCAAAAACAAGATTAAGCTGGCAATATCACAATAGAAGAGCCGAAATATGGCAGGTGGTTGAAGGAGTAGTCGGAGTGAAAAAAAGTAATAATGATGAAGAGGGAAATTTAATAGAATACTATCCTAAAGATCAGATAAAACTTCAACAAGGAGAAAGACATCGCCTGATAGGTTTGGAAGACTGGGGTATTGTTGCAGAAATATGGCTACATACAGATAAAGATAATCATTCAGATGAAGACGATATAATAAGAGTACAGGATGATTTCGGGAGATAG
- a CDS encoding GH92 family glycosyl hydrolase, whose product MKPLFSTFFIVFSIWVFGQEVSPVDYVNPLMGTQSKPSLSNGNTYPAIGLPWGMNIWTPQTGKMGDGWSYTYDADKIRGFKQTHQPSPWMNDYGAFAMMPGVGKLKFKEEDRASWFSHKAEVATPYFYSVYLADINVTTEFTPTERAAYFKFDFPKTDSAYVVIDALNKGSYIKILPKERKIIGYTTKYSRGKYENFKNYFVVQFDKDFDVTRGWKDDKFINDQLEITSDHAGAVVGFKLKTKDVVYAKAASSFISFEQAELNLNREIGKRNFEQVKADAKNIWNKTLGRIEVKGGTDQQMRTFYSSLYRTLFFPQKLYEIDAQNKIKHWSPYNSKIVDGRMFAGTGFWDTFRALYPFLNLVYPSINVEMQEGLANAYKEGGFLPEWSSPGYSDIMIGNNSASVVADAYIKGLSGYDIETLWQAVKHGANNEGPISAVGRKGVEYYNSLGYVPYDVKINENAARTLEYAYDDFSIYQLGKALGKPESQIEIYKKRAYNYKNVFDTESGLMRGKNKDGKFQSPFNPFKWGDAFTEGNSWHYTWSVFQDIDGLSKLMGGKKKFEAKLDEVFSLPPIFDDSYYGSVIHEIREMQIMNMGQYAHGNQPIQHMIYLYNYAGAPYKTQYWVRQVMDKLYYATPDGYCGDEDNGQTSAWYVFSALGFYPVTPATDQYVLGAPLFRQATIHLENGKKIEIKAPENSAKNFYVKSLNLNLQPYSKNWLSHKELMQGAVLEFQMNNQPNKERGSQEKDFPYSMSKEK is encoded by the coding sequence ATGAAGCCTCTATTTTCAACTTTCTTTATTGTATTCAGTATTTGGGTTTTCGGTCAGGAGGTTTCTCCTGTTGATTATGTAAATCCTTTGATGGGAACGCAGTCCAAACCATCTTTATCCAACGGAAATACTTATCCTGCAATAGGACTTCCCTGGGGAATGAATATCTGGACACCACAGACAGGTAAAATGGGTGACGGATGGTCTTATACTTATGACGCAGACAAAATAAGAGGCTTTAAACAAACACATCAGCCATCTCCCTGGATGAATGATTATGGGGCTTTTGCCATGATGCCTGGAGTGGGAAAATTGAAATTTAAAGAAGAAGATAGAGCGAGCTGGTTCAGTCATAAAGCAGAAGTAGCAACACCTTATTTTTATAGTGTTTATCTGGCAGATATCAATGTAACTACAGAATTCACGCCTACAGAAAGAGCTGCTTACTTTAAATTTGATTTCCCTAAAACAGACAGCGCGTACGTTGTGATTGACGCTCTCAATAAAGGCTCTTACATAAAGATTCTTCCCAAAGAAAGAAAAATTATAGGCTATACCACCAAATATTCCAGAGGTAAATATGAAAACTTCAAAAACTATTTTGTTGTTCAGTTTGATAAAGATTTTGATGTAACAAGAGGCTGGAAGGATGATAAATTTATCAATGACCAACTGGAGATCACAAGTGATCATGCAGGAGCAGTTGTTGGATTTAAGCTTAAAACCAAAGATGTTGTTTATGCAAAAGCAGCCTCTTCATTCATCAGTTTTGAACAGGCAGAATTGAACTTGAACAGAGAAATCGGAAAACGTAATTTTGAACAGGTAAAAGCCGATGCCAAAAATATCTGGAACAAAACTTTAGGAAGAATTGAAGTGAAAGGAGGGACGGATCAACAAATGAGGACCTTTTATTCCTCTTTATACAGAACTTTATTCTTTCCGCAAAAGCTTTATGAGATAGATGCTCAAAATAAAATAAAACATTGGAGTCCTTACAATAGCAAAATAGTAGACGGAAGAATGTTTGCCGGAACCGGCTTTTGGGATACTTTCCGTGCTTTATATCCTTTCCTGAATTTAGTCTATCCAAGTATCAACGTTGAAATGCAGGAAGGACTTGCTAATGCTTATAAAGAAGGAGGATTTTTACCGGAATGGAGCAGTCCCGGATATTCTGATATCATGATTGGAAACAATTCAGCTTCCGTAGTAGCAGATGCTTATATAAAAGGACTTAGCGGTTATGATATCGAAACCCTTTGGCAGGCGGTAAAACATGGAGCCAACAATGAAGGTCCGATCAGTGCAGTGGGACGAAAAGGAGTGGAGTACTACAATTCATTAGGATATGTTCCATATGACGTAAAGATCAATGAAAATGCTGCCCGCACTTTAGAATATGCTTACGATGATTTTTCCATCTATCAATTGGGGAAAGCTTTAGGAAAGCCGGAGTCTCAAATTGAAATCTATAAAAAAAGGGCATATAACTATAAAAATGTATTTGATACGGAATCAGGTTTAATGCGGGGAAAAAATAAAGACGGAAAGTTTCAGTCACCTTTCAATCCTTTTAAATGGGGTGATGCCTTCACCGAAGGAAACAGCTGGCATTATACATGGTCTGTTTTTCAGGATATTGACGGATTATCAAAATTAATGGGCGGAAAAAAGAAATTTGAAGCCAAACTGGATGAGGTTTTCTCATTACCGCCAATTTTTGACGATAGTTACTATGGAAGCGTCATTCATGAGATCCGTGAGATGCAGATTATGAACATGGGACAATATGCGCACGGTAATCAGCCTATCCAACATATGATTTATTTATACAATTATGCCGGAGCTCCTTACAAAACACAATATTGGGTGCGACAGGTAATGGATAAATTATATTATGCAACGCCGGATGGATATTGCGGAGATGAAGATAATGGGCAGACTTCCGCATGGTATGTATTTTCAGCATTAGGATTTTATCCGGTAACACCGGCAACGGACCAGTATGTTCTGGGAGCACCATTATTCAGGCAAGCAACAATTCATCTGGAAAATGGTAAGAAAATTGAAATAAAAGCACCTGAAAACAGTGCTAAAAACTTTTATGTAAAATCATTAAACCTGAATCTGCAGCCGTACTCCAAAAACTGGTTGAGCCATAAAGAATTGATGCAGGGAGCAGTGTTAGAGTTTCAAATGAATAACCAGCCCAATAAAGAGAGAGGTTCGCAGGAAAAAGATTTCCCGTATTCCATGTCAAAAGAAAAATAA
- a CDS encoding ROK family protein, with translation MQNILGIDIGGSHITIAQVQPEKREIIASTYIREHVDSFECREVIFSKWVSAIERGAKGLTKEGLLIGIAMPGPFDYEKGISLIRQGKYIDIYRINIKEELAKRLSISEDQFHFVNDAAAFLKGEVLGGCAKGYKRVFGVTLGTGFGTTFYDGNKATDEALWNFQLKDSICEDYLATRWFINRYTALTGEQISGTKDLLEKPKEIQSRMFDEYADSLAEFVIKYVRFYDPEVLVIGGNIAKTYPYFEEKFNKNLVKNNISMPVKISAIFEDAAILGAASYVLKKMQRINKHI, from the coding sequence ATGCAAAATATACTGGGAATTGACATTGGAGGTTCACATATCACGATTGCTCAGGTGCAGCCTGAAAAACGTGAAATTATTGCTTCAACTTATATCAGGGAACATGTTGATTCTTTTGAATGCAGGGAAGTTATATTTTCCAAATGGGTTTCCGCAATAGAAAGAGGAGCTAAAGGTCTCACAAAAGAAGGGCTTTTGATAGGTATCGCAATGCCCGGACCTTTTGATTATGAAAAAGGGATTTCTCTTATACGGCAAGGGAAATATATTGATATTTACAGGATTAATATTAAAGAAGAATTGGCTAAAAGATTATCCATTTCTGAAGATCAGTTCCATTTTGTGAATGATGCTGCAGCCTTTTTGAAGGGTGAAGTATTAGGAGGCTGTGCCAAGGGTTATAAAAGAGTTTTTGGTGTAACTTTGGGGACGGGATTTGGAACCACTTTTTATGACGGGAATAAAGCAACTGATGAAGCCTTGTGGAATTTTCAGCTAAAAGATTCCATCTGTGAAGACTATTTGGCAACACGATGGTTTATCAACCGTTATACAGCATTAACAGGTGAGCAAATCTCAGGAACCAAAGATTTATTGGAAAAACCAAAAGAAATACAATCCAGAATGTTTGATGAATATGCAGACTCTCTTGCAGAATTTGTCATAAAATATGTTAGGTTCTATGATCCTGAGGTTTTGGTTATAGGAGGGAATATTGCGAAAACATATCCTTATTTTGAAGAAAAATTTAATAAGAATTTAGTAAAAAATAATATCAGTATGCCTGTTAAAATTTCTGCTATTTTTGAAGATGCTGCTATTTTGGGTGCAGCCAGTTACGTCTTGAAGAAAATGCAAAGAATTAATAAACATATATAA
- a CDS encoding response regulator transcription factor yields the protein MIKIAITDDHPLLLEGLKNILSQQENFMIVGCYSSSTELFKGLENQALDVLLLDINLSDGNSIDLIKPILKKYPAIQIMILSVHNEFAVINSTLEEGAMGYIQKNALVSEIILGIQTILKGEKFLCNQTKKIVEMKANSGLNTIPKLTRREKEILQEASLGLTTIQIADKLCISPHTVESHRKNLIAKFKTTNISTAVKLAMEYGLV from the coding sequence ATGATTAAAATTGCTATAACCGATGATCATCCATTACTTTTGGAAGGCCTAAAAAATATTCTTTCCCAGCAGGAGAATTTTATGATTGTTGGCTGCTATTCCTCTTCAACTGAACTTTTTAAAGGACTGGAAAACCAGGCTTTAGATGTTTTATTACTAGACATTAACCTGTCCGATGGCAATAGTATAGATTTGATTAAACCCATATTAAAAAAATATCCGGCTATTCAGATCATGATTTTGAGTGTGCATAATGAGTTTGCAGTGATCAATAGTACTCTGGAAGAAGGTGCTATGGGATATATACAGAAGAATGCTTTGGTCTCAGAAATCATTTTAGGAATACAGACCATACTTAAAGGGGAGAAGTTTTTATGCAATCAAACTAAAAAAATTGTAGAGATGAAAGCGAATTCCGGATTAAATACGATACCTAAATTAACCCGTAGAGAAAAAGAAATTTTGCAGGAAGCATCTTTAGGTCTTACCACAATTCAAATAGCGGATAAGCTGTGCATCAGTCCACATACAGTAGAAAGTCATCGCAAAAACCTGATTGCCAAATTCAAAACCACAAATATAAGTACTGCAGTAAAATTAGCGATGGAATACGGATTAGTCTGA
- a CDS encoding ATP-binding protein, translating into MLIKIFSFFRFTIIFICLVLTGHGTSAQKLTNNLEQQYQKYKPGSIRRMMITGKYAQALFFNKQENKALAILNENIAYAKKETDGKYAAYLYTVAAINYKLLDNVKASENASRLAQFYELKTKDQETKGYVAYGLGWICARNNKEAEAIRYFLKALSFYEKSTNSESLNGRKASVYRELNSIYADWNEYELQEKYSKLSLEIALQQNDPMGLFEAYMAMGYVYEKRYESTENKTFIRSAESYYIKAIDTYNANKTRMPIPSHLSFVAINLANLYLNYFPKSYKGKALYYANLAKAQGIATENHDHVASASGLLAEIALQNGNNKEAKDYLLTALAESEYSNDTNPQIKLAIFENLSQLFQNENNFKEAIFYQKKYIETFKQIYDQKNAALGKKLEVQYEREKQKQQLLRLQLASQKQEQQLKEMSWQSLRQAQKLENLELTKENQLRKLKFTEIENSKKAQELRLSQLESFNRKQEVDLYKERISYKEKINTFYIGLTASVSLLLVLLLYAYFQRTKGIRQKEKLHLLEMEKMTQSSKISNLTLMLKGQEQERERIARDLHDGLGSLLSGTKMNLFLLKDKSKDEDQPQIERSMAQIDIAVDELRRVAHNLMPDLLLKYGLQETLTEYVSRMATPKLDIDVQFLYYTNQLPPESQLLVYRIVQELVNNAVKHAVAEQIIIQFIENESDYVIIAEDDGKGFDTSILNHLHSAGFHNIRSRVEFLKGTMQIESQINIGTNIEIKFPK; encoded by the coding sequence ATGCTGATCAAAATTTTTTCTTTTTTTCGTTTCACCATTATTTTTATATGTCTTGTATTAACAGGCCACGGCACATCGGCACAGAAATTGACCAATAATCTGGAACAGCAATACCAAAAATATAAGCCGGGAAGCATCCGGCGAATGATGATAACCGGAAAATATGCACAAGCCCTTTTCTTTAATAAACAAGAAAATAAAGCTCTTGCCATTTTAAATGAAAATATTGCTTATGCCAAAAAGGAGACAGACGGAAAATATGCTGCTTATTTATATACAGTTGCGGCAATAAATTATAAGCTGTTGGATAATGTTAAAGCCTCTGAAAATGCGTCCAGGCTTGCCCAATTCTATGAATTAAAAACAAAAGATCAGGAAACAAAAGGATATGTAGCCTATGGACTGGGCTGGATCTGTGCCCGTAATAATAAAGAAGCTGAAGCGATCCGCTACTTTTTAAAAGCTTTATCATTCTATGAAAAATCCACTAATTCTGAAAGTTTAAACGGTAGAAAGGCATCTGTATATCGGGAACTTAATAGCATTTACGCCGATTGGAATGAGTATGAACTGCAGGAAAAATACAGTAAGTTATCATTGGAAATTGCCTTGCAGCAAAATGATCCAATGGGTTTGTTTGAGGCTTATATGGCTATGGGATATGTATATGAAAAGCGGTATGAATCTACTGAAAATAAAACTTTTATCCGAAGTGCAGAGTCATACTATATCAAAGCGATAGATACTTATAATGCCAATAAGACACGTATGCCGATTCCTTCCCATCTTTCTTTTGTGGCGATAAATCTGGCTAATTTGTATTTAAATTACTTCCCTAAATCCTACAAAGGGAAAGCGCTGTATTATGCTAATTTGGCTAAAGCCCAGGGTATTGCTACAGAAAATCATGACCATGTGGCTTCCGCAAGCGGTCTTCTGGCTGAAATAGCCTTACAGAATGGGAATAATAAAGAAGCAAAAGATTATCTGTTAACAGCACTTGCAGAATCAGAATACAGTAATGATACTAATCCGCAGATCAAGCTGGCCATTTTTGAAAACCTTTCCCAGCTTTTCCAAAATGAAAATAATTTTAAAGAGGCTATATTCTACCAAAAGAAATATATAGAAACCTTTAAACAAATCTATGATCAAAAGAATGCGGCTTTAGGCAAAAAACTGGAGGTGCAATATGAAAGGGAGAAGCAAAAGCAACAATTGCTCCGCTTACAGTTAGCCTCTCAAAAGCAGGAACAGCAGCTTAAAGAAATGAGTTGGCAAAGTTTACGGCAGGCTCAGAAATTGGAAAATCTTGAATTAACGAAAGAAAACCAGCTTAGAAAACTGAAATTTACTGAAATAGAAAACAGTAAAAAAGCCCAGGAACTTCGTTTGTCGCAACTGGAATCCTTTAATAGAAAACAAGAAGTGGATCTCTATAAAGAACGGATCAGTTATAAAGAGAAAATCAATACATTTTATATTGGTTTGACAGCTTCAGTTTCTTTATTGCTTGTACTTCTCCTTTATGCTTATTTTCAGAGAACAAAAGGTATCAGGCAAAAAGAAAAATTACATCTTCTTGAAATGGAAAAGATGACCCAGAGTTCGAAAATATCCAATCTTACATTGATGCTAAAAGGCCAGGAACAGGAAAGGGAAAGAATTGCCCGGGATCTGCACGACGGTCTCGGAAGTTTGCTTTCCGGTACCAAAATGAATCTATTTTTATTAAAGGATAAATCAAAGGATGAAGATCAGCCGCAAATAGAAAGGTCAATGGCACAGATTGATATTGCCGTTGACGAACTGCGCCGCGTTGCCCATAATCTTATGCCGGATCTGTTGCTGAAGTATGGCCTTCAGGAAACATTGACGGAATATGTGTCTCGAATGGCCACCCCGAAGCTGGATATTGATGTTCAGTTTTTATATTATACCAATCAGCTGCCACCGGAAAGTCAGTTGTTGGTTTACAGGATTGTTCAGGAATTGGTCAATAATGCTGTAAAACATGCTGTTGCAGAGCAAATTATTATTCAGTTCATCGAAAATGAATCCGATTACGTCATTATTGCAGAAGACGACGGAAAAGGATTTGACACAAGTATTCTGAATCATCTGCATTCTGCAGGATTTCACAATATACGTTCGCGGGTTGAGTTTTTGAAAGGAACAATGCAGATAGAATCCCAAATCAATATAGGAACCAATATTGAAATCAAATTTCCCAAATAA